The Stieleria sp. JC731 genome has a segment encoding these proteins:
- a CDS encoding PVC-type heme-binding CxxCH protein — MSHQQRRLFGCKLFVSGILTLNLAFSVSTLSAQQLLPKQQHRTSDAPFLTPTEALEKMSIPDGFEVSVFASEPTLAEPIAFCFDDRGRLWVVENLNYRTRREHTDDKVSRIQILEDTDSDGVFDSKKTFKDDLTFTSGIAVGFGGVYLGSPPNFVFIPDADGDDVPDGPAEVLLDGWGINDRHETLNSFIWGPDGWLYGCHGVFTQSQVGKPGCDPAERQFIDGGIWRFHPVTHKYEVFARGLSNPWGFDFDRHGQGFATCCVIPHLFHVSQGGVYHKQSRPHINPYIYDDIKTIRDHTHLSAHGGARFYLADAFPVEYHDRLFMCNIHEHAVLTDVMERNGSSFIGKHGDDFMPTNDLAWVGFSVEIGPEGGVYLLDWHDTDVCGNAINFPDSGRIYRIMPEGASPIERPNLASLTDQQLVDLQFHSNDWYVRHARVLLHHRATTGKLDRDTVSTTLRRRFHSAESSKYRLRALWAGFLTGIVKPSHLTLLLDHDDEYVRAWSVQLLCDQSNVDAFYLANADSQDCVVSEEILQKFIQMASDDVSPIVRLYLASAAMRLPFRHRWDLLAALGSHPNDHEDPNLERMYWFALEPMVPKWPKESLQLATSTQLPKIQEFVARRLATGDADSEIGEDWQKVVGKVAPKFDVRHVGEGGVVFHSSFRNQTAMQTHPDSRNRPCRLIRDTEIPSGKSTFLMLRVSHHPHGDWQLRVLANDQVLEETIVGPKTVGANEWLDVSVDLSKFAGQNVRLVVENRANDWQNEWAYWNHVLLISK, encoded by the coding sequence GCGCTTGAAAAGATGTCGATCCCGGATGGTTTCGAAGTCTCCGTTTTCGCATCCGAGCCAACGCTAGCCGAACCGATCGCCTTCTGCTTTGATGATCGTGGTCGCCTTTGGGTTGTCGAAAACCTGAACTATCGCACGCGACGGGAACATACCGACGACAAAGTCAGTCGTATTCAGATTCTCGAAGACACCGACAGTGACGGCGTTTTCGATTCCAAGAAAACCTTCAAAGACGACCTCACATTCACTTCCGGTATCGCGGTCGGATTTGGGGGAGTCTATCTGGGTTCACCACCGAATTTTGTTTTCATTCCAGACGCCGATGGCGATGATGTTCCCGATGGTCCGGCTGAGGTCTTGCTCGATGGCTGGGGTATCAACGATCGCCATGAAACCTTGAACAGTTTCATCTGGGGCCCCGATGGCTGGCTGTATGGCTGCCATGGCGTATTTACCCAGTCGCAAGTTGGAAAACCCGGCTGTGATCCTGCCGAGCGTCAATTTATCGACGGAGGTATTTGGCGGTTCCATCCGGTCACGCACAAATACGAAGTCTTTGCTCGCGGTTTGTCGAACCCCTGGGGCTTTGACTTTGATCGCCATGGCCAAGGCTTTGCCACCTGCTGTGTGATTCCACACCTATTCCACGTTTCGCAGGGTGGGGTTTATCACAAGCAAAGCCGTCCGCATATCAATCCCTATATCTACGACGATATCAAAACGATCCGCGACCATACCCACCTGTCTGCACACGGTGGCGCAAGGTTTTACTTGGCCGACGCGTTCCCAGTTGAGTACCACGATCGGTTGTTCATGTGCAATATTCACGAACATGCCGTGTTAACTGACGTCATGGAACGCAACGGTTCAAGCTTTATCGGAAAGCATGGCGACGATTTCATGCCGACGAACGATCTGGCGTGGGTCGGTTTCAGTGTCGAAATCGGTCCCGAAGGCGGCGTGTATCTGCTGGACTGGCACGATACGGATGTCTGTGGCAACGCGATCAACTTTCCAGATAGTGGCCGGATCTATCGAATCATGCCTGAGGGCGCATCGCCGATTGAGCGTCCGAACCTAGCTTCCTTGACGGACCAACAATTGGTCGATCTGCAATTTCATTCCAATGATTGGTATGTCCGTCACGCCCGCGTCTTGCTGCACCACCGTGCAACCACCGGAAAATTGGATCGTGATACGGTCAGCACAACGCTTCGACGACGCTTTCATTCTGCCGAGTCTTCAAAATATCGGTTGCGTGCTCTATGGGCAGGCTTCTTAACGGGCATTGTTAAGCCCTCGCATTTAACACTGCTGCTTGATCATGATGACGAATACGTCCGCGCCTGGTCGGTGCAACTTCTGTGTGATCAAAGCAATGTCGATGCGTTCTATTTGGCAAACGCAGACTCACAGGACTGTGTTGTCTCGGAAGAGATTTTGCAAAAGTTCATTCAGATGGCCTCCGATGACGTGTCCCCCATCGTTCGCCTGTATTTGGCATCCGCTGCGATGCGTTTGCCGTTTCGACATCGCTGGGACTTACTGGCGGCCTTGGGAAGCCATCCCAACGACCACGAAGATCCTAATTTGGAGCGGATGTACTGGTTTGCTCTCGAGCCAATGGTTCCCAAATGGCCGAAGGAATCTTTGCAATTAGCCACCAGCACGCAACTGCCGAAGATTCAAGAGTTCGTGGCCCGACGACTTGCCACTGGCGATGCCGACTCCGAAATTGGTGAAGACTGGCAGAAGGTCGTCGGTAAAGTGGCTCCGAAATTCGACGTTCGTCACGTGGGTGAAGGAGGCGTCGTTTTCCACAGCAGCTTCCGCAATCAAACCGCGATGCAGACCCATCCGGATAGCCGCAATCGGCCTTGTCGACTGATCCGCGATACCGAAATTCCATCTGGCAAATCGACATTTTTAATGCTTCGGGTCAGCCATCATCCTCACGGAGACTGGCAGCTGCGCGTTTTGGCCAACGACCAAGTCCTAGAAGAAACAATTGTTGGCCCAAAAACAGTTGGGGCAAACGAGTGGCTAGACGTCAGTGTCGACTTGTCAAAGTTTGCCGGCCAAAACGTCCGTTTGGTGGTTGAAAACAGAGCGAATGACTGGCAAAACGAATGGGCTTACTGGAACCACGTCCTGCTGATCAGCAAATAG